From the Deinococcus radiophilus genome, one window contains:
- a CDS encoding HAD family hydrolase, which produces MTGLQEFAGVIFDFDGVLIDSEGIAYDAWVGAMGEAGERIGRQALMDAGNGLTNAMLLAWLRNEHGWTPHEGFGTDLNRRFVEAFGAEAVVPGAAETLQRLTQAGVPLALATNSGQEEMVFKLGRVGLSEVFADHAYNPSHVDGRAKPEPDLYRHAAEALGLQPQQCLVIEDSLVGVRAAVAAGCAVWGITVTHHDPSLAGELLQAGAARIVASHEELQAALGLRG; this is translated from the coding sequence GTGACAGGTCTTCAGGAATTTGCCGGGGTCATCTTCGACTTTGACGGCGTGCTGATCGACTCTGAGGGGATTGCTTATGACGCCTGGGTGGGCGCGATGGGCGAGGCGGGCGAGCGGATCGGGCGTCAGGCGCTGATGGACGCGGGCAATGGCCTGACCAATGCCATGCTGCTGGCCTGGCTGCGTAACGAGCATGGCTGGACTCCACATGAGGGCTTCGGCACCGACTTGAACCGCCGTTTTGTAGAAGCTTTCGGCGCCGAGGCGGTGGTTCCAGGCGCTGCCGAGACGTTGCAGCGATTGACACAGGCAGGTGTCCCACTGGCTCTGGCAACCAACAGTGGTCAGGAGGAAATGGTCTTCAAGCTGGGGCGCGTGGGCCTGAGCGAAGTGTTTGCGGATCACGCCTACAACCCTTCGCACGTGGATGGCCGCGCCAAACCGGAGCCGGACCTCTACCGCCATGCCGCCGAGGCTTTGGGGCTGCAGCCGCAGCAGTGCCTGGTGATAGAAGACAGCCTGGTGGGCGTTCGGGCGGCGGTAGCGGCGGGGTGCGCGGTGTGGGGCATTACCGTGACCCACCACGACCCCTCATTGGCTGGTGAACTGCTTCAGGCCGGGGCTGCGCGGATTGTGGCGAGCCATGAGGAATTGCAAGCGGCACTGGGGCTGAGGGGCTGA
- a CDS encoding NAD(P)H-dependent glycerol-3-phosphate dehydrogenase — protein MTPHRTKVAVLGAGGWGTALALALGRAGQSDVTLWARREDAAGTLREQRENVPYLPGVTLPPELQITADLDAALEGAALALVVTPSVGVPDLLSRLPQDLPLVLCAKGLGPGGERLGELAATQGFGQLAVLSGPNHAEEIGRGLPAATVIASQDEALARQAQSLLQSSSLRPYTSDDPVGVELGGVLKNVLAVAAGMGDGLGLGDNAKASLLTRGLPEMGRYLAWSGAQPDTLYGLSGLGDLMATANSRHSRNRAAGEALAQGGHPEQGGKVVEGLRTARLLHDWANAHGHDLPIIHAVSRVAAGEWTPQQAVGALMEREARPE, from the coding sequence ATGACCCCCCACCGAACCAAAGTGGCCGTGCTCGGCGCGGGAGGCTGGGGCACAGCGCTGGCACTGGCCCTAGGCCGTGCAGGACAAAGTGATGTGACCCTGTGGGCCAGGCGTGAGGATGCAGCAGGCACGCTACGCGAGCAGCGCGAAAACGTTCCTTACCTGCCCGGCGTCACGTTGCCACCAGAATTGCAAATTACGGCTGACCTAGACGCTGCGCTTGAAGGCGCAGCCTTGGCCTTGGTGGTCACTCCCAGCGTGGGCGTGCCGGACCTGCTTTCCAGGTTGCCCCAAGACCTGCCACTGGTGCTGTGTGCCAAGGGTTTGGGCCCCGGCGGCGAGCGGCTGGGCGAACTGGCGGCGACACAGGGCTTCGGGCAGCTGGCGGTCCTGAGTGGCCCCAACCACGCCGAGGAAATCGGACGGGGACTGCCAGCGGCCACCGTCATCGCCAGTCAGGATGAGGCGCTGGCCCGCCAGGCCCAGTCCCTGCTGCAGTCTTCCAGCCTGAGGCCCTATACCAGCGACGATCCCGTGGGCGTGGAGCTGGGCGGAGTTCTGAAAAATGTGTTGGCTGTAGCTGCCGGAATGGGAGATGGTCTGGGCCTGGGCGACAATGCCAAAGCCTCACTGCTGACACGGGGACTGCCGGAAATGGGCCGCTACCTGGCCTGGTCAGGAGCGCAGCCGGACACCCTGTATGGCCTGAGCGGCCTGGGCGACCTGATGGCCACGGCCAACAGTCGGCACTCGCGCAACCGGGCGGCGGGCGAAGCGTTGGCGCAGGGGGGGCACCCGGAGCAGGGCGGCAAGGTCGTGGAGGGTCTACGGACGGCCCGCCTGCTGCACGACTGGGCCAACGCGCACGGTCATGACTTGCCGATCATCCATGCCGTGTCACGGGTAGCGGCGGGCGAGTGGACACCGCAGCAGGCCGTCGGGGCACTGATGGAGCGAGAGGCGCGGCCAGAGTAA
- a CDS encoding histidine triad nucleotide-binding protein, with protein MTNPATDQREPSIFERIIAREIPSEIVYEDDDYIAIRDIAPKAPLHLLVIPKKWSPRLDTIADPDEMGRLWLKASEVARQHAQDYRLVVNVGQDAGMMVYHTHIHILAGWENGPESDVL; from the coding sequence ATGACCAATCCTGCTACCGATCAGCGCGAACCGAGCATCTTCGAGCGCATCATTGCCCGCGAGATTCCTAGCGAGATCGTCTACGAGGACGATGATTACATTGCCATTCGGGACATTGCCCCCAAGGCACCCCTTCACCTGTTGGTGATTCCCAAGAAGTGGTCGCCGCGCCTGGACACCATTGCGGACCCTGACGAGATGGGCCGGCTGTGGCTCAAGGCCAGCGAAGTGGCCCGTCAGCACGCGCAGGATTACCGCCTGGTGGTGAATGTGGGTCAGGACGCAGGCATGATGGTGTACCACACCCACATCCACATCCTGGCGGGCTGGGAAAACGGTCCTGAAAGCGACGTGCTGTGA
- a CDS encoding class I SAM-dependent DNA methyltransferase, translating into MQHAPFTALAAVYDTMMDDVEYDHWADFILTYARDQGLSGERALDLACGTGGLTRELLHAGWEVTGLDGSAEMLEMARARLPQGTPLVQGDLRTFALKERFDLITCVFDSLNNLLSAEELGQAFARAAAHLRPGGLLACDLNTRLGVRELWDGDVMEGVAPAADGSEVHYHWSHTYDADAELGVVQALCRVVRDGGEVEEFIEIHRERGYDAGEVEPLLRAAGFARWEIVEYPDYAAPNEDTPRIWVFAWKDEA; encoded by the coding sequence ATGCAGCACGCCCCCTTTACCGCCCTGGCCGCCGTGTACGACACCATGATGGACGATGTGGAGTACGACCACTGGGCCGACTTTATCCTGACCTATGCCCGCGACCAGGGCCTGAGCGGGGAGCGGGCACTGGACCTCGCCTGCGGCACCGGCGGCCTGACCCGCGAACTGCTACATGCGGGCTGGGAGGTGACCGGCCTGGACGGCTCGGCCGAGATGCTGGAGATGGCCCGCGCCCGGCTGCCCCAGGGCACGCCGCTGGTGCAGGGCGACCTGCGGACCTTTGCACTGAAAGAACGTTTCGACCTGATCACCTGCGTGTTTGACAGCCTGAACAACCTGCTGAGCGCAGAAGAACTGGGGCAGGCCTTCGCGCGGGCAGCGGCCCACCTGCGCCCCGGCGGGCTGCTGGCCTGCGACCTGAACACCCGCCTGGGCGTGCGTGAGCTGTGGGACGGCGACGTGATGGAAGGCGTGGCCCCTGCAGCCGACGGCTCCGAGGTGCATTACCACTGGTCACACACCTACGACGCCGATGCCGAGCTAGGCGTGGTGCAGGCACTCTGCCGGGTGGTGCGCGACGGCGGCGAGGTGGAAGAATTCATCGAGATTCACCGCGAACGTGGCTACGACGCGGGCGAGGTGGAACCGCTGCTGCGGGCGGCGGGCTTTGCGCGGTGGGAAATTGTGGAGTATCCCGATTACGCCGCGCCCAATGAGGACACGCCCCGCATCTGGGTCTTTGCCTGGAAGGACGAGGCATGA
- a CDS encoding inorganic pyrophosphatase has translation MEWSRGQAERLIWRDGRVVPYRTEPLPAPVNYGCIPALHNPADAAEVDAVWLGDPLEVGRQVMAPPTGLLWLADGDHKVIFGEDDRTCQALLAWFPPERGARLLGPEAAWEWLDSLGSAVVPASPTGL, from the coding sequence GTGGAATGGTCCCGTGGCCAGGCCGAGCGCCTGATCTGGCGTGATGGCAGAGTCGTGCCTTACCGCACCGAACCGCTCCCTGCTCCAGTCAACTACGGCTGCATTCCTGCCCTGCACAACCCCGCCGACGCTGCTGAGGTGGACGCCGTGTGGTTGGGCGACCCGCTGGAAGTTGGGAGGCAGGTTATGGCCCCACCTACCGGTCTGCTTTGGCTGGCAGACGGTGACCACAAGGTGATTTTTGGCGAGGATGACCGCACCTGTCAGGCCCTACTGGCCTGGTTCCCCCCGGAGCGTGGGGCGCGGCTGCTGGGGCCGGAAGCGGCCTGGGAATGGCTGGATTCACTCGGCTCTGCAGTTGTGCCCGCCTCGCCAACAGGCTTGTAA
- a CDS encoding SDR family NAD(P)-dependent oxidoreductase — protein MRLPKRLLLLGLGAAIAARHQFIPRYDLTGKSVLITGGSRGLGLALAREFAARGARLTLLARSGDDLERAAAGLREQGAAVTTFAGDVTQQDDLEGAIQQALREYGALDVVVNNAGIIQTGPVQDMTEDDWREIMEVNAFAPLRLIRAAYPQLKTAGGRVLIVSSVGGKVAVPHLGPYSMSKFASAGLGAALNAELARDGISVTTVLPALMQTGSPKNAVIKGDFEKEYAWFATLDNTPLVSMPADTAARQMVDALVRGDAETMIGLPALALKYAQALAPQLTADLMGLTNRLLPGPTGKDERRLGAEAETELTRNNPIKRAAEERFNQDG, from the coding sequence ATGAGACTCCCGAAACGACTGCTGCTGCTGGGCTTAGGTGCGGCCATCGCCGCCCGCCACCAGTTCATCCCGCGCTATGACCTGACCGGCAAAAGCGTGCTGATCACTGGCGGCTCACGCGGCTTGGGGCTGGCCCTGGCCCGCGAATTTGCGGCGAGGGGCGCACGGCTGACCCTGCTGGCCCGCTCCGGAGATGATCTGGAACGTGCTGCGGCGGGCCTGCGCGAACAGGGCGCTGCCGTGACCACCTTCGCCGGAGACGTGACTCAGCAGGATGATCTGGAGGGAGCCATTCAACAGGCCCTGCGCGAGTATGGGGCGCTGGATGTGGTCGTGAACAACGCTGGTATCATCCAGACAGGCCCCGTGCAGGACATGACCGAAGACGACTGGCGCGAGATCATGGAAGTGAATGCCTTTGCGCCACTGCGGCTGATCCGTGCGGCCTACCCACAGCTGAAAACCGCTGGGGGCCGGGTACTGATCGTGTCGTCGGTGGGCGGCAAAGTGGCCGTGCCACACCTGGGACCTTATTCCATGAGCAAGTTCGCCTCGGCAGGGTTGGGGGCTGCTCTGAATGCCGAACTGGCCCGCGACGGCATCAGCGTGACCACCGTACTGCCCGCACTGATGCAGACGGGCAGCCCCAAGAACGCCGTAATCAAGGGCGACTTTGAGAAGGAGTACGCCTGGTTTGCCACGCTGGACAACACGCCACTGGTATCCATGCCCGCCGACACCGCCGCCCGCCAGATGGTAGACGCCCTGGTACGCGGTGACGCCGAAACCATGATCGGCTTGCCGGCGCTGGCCCTGAAATACGCCCAGGCACTGGCCCCCCAGCTGACTGCCGACCTGATGGGGCTGACCAACCGCTTGCTGCCTGGTCCCACCGGAAAGGATGAGCGCCGACTGGGGGCCGAAGCCGAAACCGAGCTGACACGCAACAACCCCATCAAGCGGGCAGCGGAAGAACGGTTCAATCAGGACGGCTGA